A single genomic interval of Gossypium raimondii isolate GPD5lz chromosome 11, ASM2569854v1, whole genome shotgun sequence harbors:
- the LOC105804153 gene encoding uncharacterized protein LOC105804153: MGRKLDALLGRNFKASKFKTLAKLAISRIGILKNQHQVRCTHARSDVIELLNLGHHEQALLRVEHLIREQNMVDAFTIMETYCNLLIERVMLIQKNMECPDELKEAASTLMFASSRCGEFPELLHIRGVFSSTFGKEFVVRAIELRNNCSVNPKVIQKLSTLRPSLESKLKLLKEIATKKGITLNLEEMAVEVRNLTESANDLPVGKDMDESLSESMKARKKYKDVADAAQEAFVSAAYAAAAARAAVELSRIEPQDFDSPNNAMARSEDLELNETEETRQSLSRERTVSSSSSDSDADLSGEESDGEKAKEEPHTQPHELSYEITQSDEVNEDESKLGYQSSKLKNTESFEEHLNSRKNKKWVSMRTRRD; this comes from the exons ATGGGGAGGAAATTGGATGCTTTGCTTGGAAGAAACTTCAAGGCTTCCAAGTTTAAAACTCTGGCCAAGCTTGCTATTTCTCGGATCGGTATCTTGAAGAACCAGCATCAAGTACGGTGTACCCACGCCCGGTCCGATGTGATTGAACTCCTTAACCTCGGTCACCATGAACAGGCCCTTCTTCGTGTAGAGCATTTGATTAGAGAACAGAATATGGTGGATGCATTTACTATCATGGAAACCTACTGTAATTTGTTGATAGAGAGGGTCATGCTGATTCAAAAGAACAT GGAATGTCCTGATGAGCTTAAAGAGGCAGCATCGACCTTGATGTTTGCATCATCAAGGTGTGGTGAATTCCCTGAGCTTCTTCACATTCGTGGGGTTTTTTCATCGACTTTCGGGAAAGAATTTGTGGTTCGTGCCATTGAATTACGCAACAATTGCAGTGTGAATCCTAAGGTGATACAAAAGCTTTCAACACTGCGGCCAAGCTTAGAAAGCAAGTTAAAATTGCTCAAGGAGATTGCTACTAAAAAGGGTATCACCTTGAATTTGGAGGAAATGGCTGTAGAGGTGAGGAACTTAACTGAGTCAGCCAACGATTTGCCTGTAGGAAAAGACATGGATGAAAGCTTAAGTGAGTCAATGAAAGCAAGGAAAAAGTACAAAGATGTGGCAGATGCTGCTCAAGAGGCTTTCGTATCAGCAGCTTATGCAGCAGCAGCAGCACGAGCAGCTGTGGAGCTCTCAAGAATTGAACCCCAAGACTTTGATTCTCCAAATAATGCCATGGCCCGAAGCGAAGACCTGGAGCTGAATGAAACGGAAGAGACTAGACAAAGTTTATCCAGAGAAAGGACAGTTTCTAGTTCAAGTTCAGATTCGGATGCAGACCTTTCAGGTGAGGAAAGTGATGGGGAGAAGGCAAAAGAGGAGCCACACACACAGCCCCATGAGTTGAGCTATGAGATTACCCAAAGTGATGAAGTCAATGAGGATGAAAGCAAGTTGGGATATCAATCTTCAAAGCTGAAGAACACTGAAAGCTTTGAAGAGCATTTGAATTCACGTAAGAACAAAAAATGGGTGTCGATGAGGACTAGAAGAGATTAG